The genomic DNA CCGTGGGCATTCCCCGAAAGGAGGCGGCCGGAATTCCGGTGAACCGTTCGATCGCCCTGTTGACCCGCAGAATCGTCAGCTCGGGGCTGTGCACGACCAGACCGATCGGGCACCGGCGGAACAATCCGTCGAGGACCGCGCGGTCCCTTTGCCACTCGAGGACCTCCGCCGCGGGTGCCCCGACGAGGAACCATTCGCGGACATGGTCACCGCGCAGCAGCGCACGTGCCCGGAAACCCATCTCCACGAGCCGCCCGCTGCTGTGCCGCACCGCCAGTACGCCGAACCAGCCTCCGTCCCTCCTGCACGTCGCCGCGGCGTCCTTGGCGGCCGGCAGGCTGCCGGGATCGATCAGGACATCGAAGGCCGGACGGCCGATCACCGCGGACTCCGGGTAGCCGAGCAACTCCTGGGCCCGCCGGCTCCAGCCGACCACGGTCCCCCGGTCGTCGAGCACCACCGAGGCGGCGTGGTGCAGAGCGAACGGATCGTCCCCACTCTCGCTGAGCACCGTCATCCGCTTTTCCACCCCGGACACCACCTCGTATCGGATACCTATGTCGTCCACTCCGGTTCTTCGCACGCGGCCCGCGACCGTCGTGACGCGGACCCGGGTGGGTCGCTCCCTGCTCCCACGCCTGGTGGGGGACCAGGCTGATGCCATGTGACGTGTTGAACGCGGTCAAGGCCGGCAGCCCGCCGGGCGCGGTGTCACGGCGTGGCGGCCACCACCCGCACGTCCCACGATGGATCCCGCCCGCCATCCACGCCACAGGGGCCGGGCCACCGTCCTGGTCCGTGCTGCGTCGCCGCCCGGGCGGCGACGCCGGGCAGACGCCGCGCGCCACGGCCGACGTGCCGGATCGGCCCGTCACGTCAGGCTCGACGGGACGATCCCGTAGCGGCGCATCTTGCGGTACATCGTGGCGCGGGAGATCCCGAGGTCCTGCGCGGTCCGCTGGACGTTGGAGTTGCGGTCCAGCAACCCGCGCAGAATGGCGTCGCGTTCCAGCGCCTCGATGGTGGTCAGGACCTTGTGCGAGGACACCCGGCATTCCGGCGGCAGGTCCTCCACGTGGATCATCCGGCCGGAAGGCCGTCGCGCCAGGCCGCGGATCACCGTCTCGAGCTGCCGGACGTTCTCCGGCCAGGGGCATCGCTGAAGCAGGGCCAGCGCATCCGGGGAGAACGTGTTCTCGCCGCTCGGCCGGTACTTGCGCAGGAACAACCGCGCCAGGTGCTCGATGTCCCCATACCGATGACGCAGGGGAGGCACCTCCACCGAGGCGCCACAGAGCTGGTCGAGGTGGTCGTCGGCACCGACCATCGACGGCTGGCAGATCATGACCAGCTGCCCACTCGCGCTGCCGTCCAGCCGCACCAGCAGGTCCGCCAGCCGCTGCCGCAGCTGGTCGCCCAACAGGTGGACGTCGCTCAGGACGAGCACGGTGGACGGCACGACAAGCAGCTCTCCGATGTCGTGCAGCCAGCGCTCGGTGACGGCCGGTGAATCCGACGGCGGCGCTTGTGTCATCTCCAGCCGGCGTCCGGCGCCGTGGGCCCGGTGCAGGGCCGCGACCAGCGTCCTCTTGCCGACGCCGGCTTCGCCCAGGAGATGAAGCCAGGTCCCGGCGACGAACGCTGCTTCGCTGTCGGCGACCGCGCGCAGCCAGTGCGGGGACGAGCCCACCAGTCCCAGGCTGGAGCGGGCGGGCGAGGCGGAACCCGCAGATGTGGGCTGGAGCCGTCCGATCAGCCGGACTCGGAAGACGGCGCCCGCGTCACTGTCCTCGCGCCGACAGCGACTGACCCTGAGTTCGGCGACCCGTCCCGAGGGCAGGGCGATGCTGCGGGTCCCCTCGAGCCGGGGATGGTCGGCGATCTCACGGGCGTGATCGAGCAGCGCATAGTGATCCGGCCCGGTCACGGCGGCACTGAGCGGCTCGTTCATCATGACGACATCGCGGTTGAGGGCCAGCACGGGTCCCGGGCGCGTCGAGGAGCACGCCTCCATGTAGTCCTGGAACAGAGCCCGCTCGCGCCGCGAGGTGATCGCCGCGATCTCGGCCTCGATCTGGGCCGCGACCGAGCGGGCGAAGGCCATCAGCATGCCGCCGGAGCCCTGGCGGATGGTGGTGAGGTTGAAGGCTCCCAGCAGGGTGCGCCGGGTGGGATGCAGGATCGGTACGGCCGCGCAGTGGAAGTCCCGCAGCGCCTCGACGTAGTGCTCCATTCCGGCGATCATCACCGGGCGGCCGCTGGCCAGCGCGGTCCCGATGCCGTTGGTGCCCACGTAGCGCTCGGCGAACACATGGCCGGGGGCCAGGTGCACGCGGTTGAGGTTCGTCGTCAGGCCCTCGTGCGAGACCTTCCGGGACAGGACCACACCGTTACGGTCCGTGATCATCGTGGAGACCGGGTCGTCGGCGAGCTGCTCGTGCAGCCTGTCCTGGATCGGCAGCGCGGCCCTTGCGAGGGGGCTGTCCAGATTGGGGTTGTCCAGGTACGGAGCCTCGAGGCTGCCCGACTTCACCTGGTATTCCATCGAGCGATGCCATGAGGCCACCACGAGCGGCCGGGCGCTTGGATCCTTGGTGACTTCCAGGTAGAGCTCTCTGGCTGCTCTCAGTGAGCTTCCGGGTTGTTGGCGGGGCATTAACACTCCCGTACTGCGCGCGTCACAATCCCTCGGTTCAGTGATTGGACCAGCTCGATGGCGTGGCGCCTACGGCGTGTATCACATTGAGACATTCGCGGACGGATTCTGAGACATCGCCCTGCGATCGGCGGCCTGTGTAATCGGCGCACCACCCACCCGCCGACTCGCAGGGAGCCGCTATGAAAGCCGTGCAGGTCATCGAGTACGACGAGCCGCCCGCGCTCGTGGACGTACCGGACCCGCAGATCACCGGCCCGCTGGATGTGATCGTGAAGATCGGGGGCGCCGGAGTCTGCCGGACCGATCTGCACATCCTCGAAGGACAGTGGAAGGACAAGAGCGGGGTCGCCCTTCCGTACACGATCGGTCATGAGAACGCCGGCTGGGTCGCCGAGGTCGGGCAGGCCGTGACCCACGTCAAGGTCGGTGACCCGGTCATCCTGCACCCGCTGGTGACCTGCGGTCTGTGCCGCGCCTGCCGGGCCGGCGACGACGTGCACTGCATGAACTCGGCATTCCCCGGCATCGACACCGCCGGGGGCTACGCCGAGTACCTGAAGACCAACGCCCGCTCCATCGTGCCCCTCGCCCCGTCCCTGGAGCCGGCCTCGGTGGCGGCCCTGGCCGACGCCGGGCTCACGGCGTACCACGCCGTCGCCAAGGCGGCGCGGGTGCTGCGGCCCGGTGACAAGGCCGTGGTCATCGGCGCCGGCGGACTCGGGCACATCGGGATTCAGGTGCTGCGGGCCCTGTCGCCGGTCGAGATGATCGTCATCGACCGCAGCCCGGAGGCCCTCGCGCTGGCCAAGGAACTGGGCGCCGACCACACGCTCGTCGCGGACGGAAGCGAGGCCGAACGCGTACGGGACCTCACCGCGGGGCACGGGGCGGAGGCCGTCCTGGACTTCGTCGGCGAAGGGGGCGCCGTCGAGACGGGAGTGGCCTGCCTGCGCCGCAACGGCAATTACCACGTCATCGGTTACGGCGGCCGTCTGAACGTGCCGACGATCGACGTCATCTCCACGGAGATCAACTTCATCGGCAACCTCGTCGGGTCCTACAACGACCTCTCCGAGCTGATGGTCCTGGCGGCCCAGGGCAAGGTCACCCTGCACACCCAGCGCTACCCCCTCGCCTCCTTCCGGCAGGCCCTCGACGACCTGGACACCGGGGCCGTACGCGGCCGAGCGATCTTGATCCCCTGACACGTCCAAGGAGCACTTCCATGCGTACGAGACCCTACAAGCGGTTCGCCGCCGTCGCGGCCGTCGCGGCGCTGACCGCCACCGCGTGCACCGCCCCGGACCAGGCACAGGAAGGGCCGAAGGACAAGGCCCCGCTCTTCAAGCTCGGCTCGCAGATCAGCTACGAGAAGTACGGCAAGGACTACCCGGACACCAAGGTGGAGGACGTCCCGGGGCCGTGCAGCTATGAGGCGATCAGCCGGAAGGACTACTCCGGGCAGACGCTGAAGATCATCAGCCATGCCGTGCCGGTAATCGGCGAGCCGACTCAGCTGCACGCCAAGCAGTTCGAGGAGATCACCGGGGCGAAGGTCGAGGTGGTCAACGTCCCCTTCGGTGAGCTGCACCAGAAGATCCTCACGCCCCTTCAGGCGGGCCAGCCCGCCTACGACGTGATGTTCTACCCCTCGCTGTGGATAGGCGACCTGGCCCCGTACCTCGCGCCGGTGCCGAAGAAGTATCTGAACACTCCCGGCATGAAGGACGTCACGGGTACCTATATGGACGTGGCGACTTGGAACAGGAAGGTCGTGCAGTACCCCATGGACGGGGACCGGCACTACCTCAAGGTCCGCACCGACGTGCTGAACGACCCCAAGCAGCAGGCGGCCTACAAGGCGGCCACGGGCAAAGAGCTGAGAGTTCCGAAGACCTGGGACGAATACCAGGACGTCGCCAAGTTCTT from Streptomyces avermitilis MA-4680 = NBRC 14893 includes the following:
- a CDS encoding NAD(P)-dependent alcohol dehydrogenase, which codes for MKAVQVIEYDEPPALVDVPDPQITGPLDVIVKIGGAGVCRTDLHILEGQWKDKSGVALPYTIGHENAGWVAEVGQAVTHVKVGDPVILHPLVTCGLCRACRAGDDVHCMNSAFPGIDTAGGYAEYLKTNARSIVPLAPSLEPASVAALADAGLTAYHAVAKAARVLRPGDKAVVIGAGGLGHIGIQVLRALSPVEMIVIDRSPEALALAKELGADHTLVADGSEAERVRDLTAGHGAEAVLDFVGEGGAVETGVACLRRNGNYHVIGYGGRLNVPTIDVISTEINFIGNLVGSYNDLSELMVLAAQGKVTLHTQRYPLASFRQALDDLDTGAVRGRAILIP
- a CDS encoding sigma-54-dependent Fis family transcriptional regulator, which translates into the protein MEYQVKSGSLEAPYLDNPNLDSPLARAALPIQDRLHEQLADDPVSTMITDRNGVVLSRKVSHEGLTTNLNRVHLAPGHVFAERYVGTNGIGTALASGRPVMIAGMEHYVEALRDFHCAAVPILHPTRRTLLGAFNLTTIRQGSGGMLMAFARSVAAQIEAEIAAITSRRERALFQDYMEACSSTRPGPVLALNRDVVMMNEPLSAAVTGPDHYALLDHAREIADHPRLEGTRSIALPSGRVAELRVSRCRREDSDAGAVFRVRLIGRLQPTSAGSASPARSSLGLVGSSPHWLRAVADSEAAFVAGTWLHLLGEAGVGKRTLVAALHRAHGAGRRLEMTQAPPSDSPAVTERWLHDIGELLVVPSTVLVLSDVHLLGDQLRQRLADLLVRLDGSASGQLVMICQPSMVGADDHLDQLCGASVEVPPLRHRYGDIEHLARLFLRKYRPSGENTFSPDALALLQRCPWPENVRQLETVIRGLARRPSGRMIHVEDLPPECRVSSHKVLTTIEALERDAILRGLLDRNSNVQRTAQDLGISRATMYRKMRRYGIVPSSLT